The following proteins are co-located in the Microbulbifer sp. VAAF005 genome:
- a CDS encoding succinylglutamate desuccinylase/aspartoacylase family protein: protein MIPRQSSRRTRHLLSLALLLSSTQALSADDSAGEETEAVPQAANMQLDQPVITELGPPTNVAPTEEQSQSTDAGSEEISLPQAENLELDQPIQELDKPASPTETAPTADKETETVKPQPELPEPGTISLVPGETAKPLRLLGSEVPPATSTRLAWSPSQHFEGVYSPTAVLVVNGAKPGPVLCLTAAVHGDELNGVETVRRVMYDLDADHLSGAVIGVPIVNLQGFHRGSRYLTDRRDLNRHFPGDPNGSSASRIANSFFHEVISHCNAVVDLHTGSFYRTNLPQLRGDLTNPKVVKMTQGFGSTVVLHSAGAKGTLRRAAVEAGIPTVTLEAGAPMVLDELSVSHSVKGIRTLLNQLGMVSKFRLWGDPEPVYYTSTWQRTSTGGVIFSEVQLGEFVRKGDLLGTVTNPITNVRTEIRSEHNGRILGMALNQVVQPGFAAYHIGIQAPQEQISQPQEVVAEESVADKSESKVPATPENRQPPTEGEE, encoded by the coding sequence CCAATATGCAGCTGGACCAACCGGTGATCACAGAGCTGGGGCCACCCACCAACGTTGCCCCTACTGAGGAGCAATCCCAGTCGACAGATGCTGGTTCTGAAGAAATCTCCCTACCCCAAGCGGAAAATCTGGAGCTGGACCAACCTATCCAGGAACTGGATAAACCGGCATCTCCCACCGAGACTGCTCCCACTGCCGATAAAGAAACTGAAACAGTTAAACCTCAACCCGAATTACCGGAGCCCGGCACCATCTCCCTGGTTCCGGGAGAGACTGCCAAGCCGCTGCGATTGTTAGGCTCAGAGGTTCCCCCTGCGACCTCCACGCGCCTGGCCTGGTCTCCCAGCCAACACTTCGAAGGCGTCTATAGTCCCACCGCTGTATTGGTGGTTAACGGCGCCAAACCAGGGCCGGTTCTCTGCCTTACAGCTGCAGTGCACGGTGATGAGTTGAACGGTGTGGAAACTGTGCGACGGGTTATGTACGACCTGGACGCAGACCATTTGAGCGGTGCGGTAATTGGCGTACCCATCGTCAACCTGCAAGGCTTCCATCGAGGCTCCCGCTACCTGACTGATCGACGCGACCTGAACCGGCACTTCCCCGGCGATCCCAATGGCTCTTCGGCTTCGCGAATTGCCAATTCATTTTTCCACGAAGTAATCAGCCACTGTAACGCCGTGGTGGACTTACATACGGGTTCTTTTTATCGCACCAACTTGCCACAGTTGCGCGGCGACTTAACCAATCCCAAGGTAGTGAAAATGACCCAGGGTTTTGGCTCCACTGTGGTGCTGCACAGCGCCGGAGCCAAGGGTACCCTGCGCCGCGCCGCTGTGGAGGCAGGTATCCCCACTGTTACTCTGGAAGCCGGGGCACCGATGGTGCTGGATGAACTATCGGTAAGTCACAGCGTGAAAGGTATACGCACTCTGCTCAACCAGCTGGGTATGGTGAGTAAATTCCGCCTCTGGGGCGATCCCGAACCGGTTTACTACACCTCCACCTGGCAGCGGACATCGACCGGCGGGGTTATCTTTAGTGAGGTACAGCTCGGTGAGTTTGTGCGTAAAGGCGATTTACTGGGAACGGTAACCAACCCAATTACCAATGTGCGCACAGAAATTCGCTCCGAGCACAACGGCCGTATTCTCGGCATGGCATTAAACCAGGTCGTGCAACCGGGATTTGCCGCCTACCATATCGGTATCCAGGCTCCCCAGGAACAAATCAGCCAGCCCCAGGAAGTAGTAGCGGAAGAATCGGTCGCTGACAAATCAGAGAGCAAAGTACCAGCCACCCCAGAAAACCGCCAGCCGCCGACAGAAGGTGAGGAGTAA
- a CDS encoding cation diffusion facilitator family transporter, with product MHDHVHHRTGNGALRPLIIALVLTLSFSIVEAIGGWLSGSLALLGDAAHMLTDTFALALGAIAAVLAKKPADRELSFGWGRAEVLAAVTNGLIMLLIVVGISFMAIDRLRNPQPVHGSTVMLIAAMGLLINILAAWVLLKGERTLNIRGALLHVMGDMLGSVAALASGAVIYFTGWVPIDPLLSLLICLLILVSCVRLLRDAIDVLMERVPRELSLPVVGETLAAVTGVRSVHDLHIWRLDSSTISLSAHIVVDDLQAWPSVLERLRETLVKRFDIDHITLQPEPLTMPEVTVIDKVSD from the coding sequence ATGCATGATCATGTCCACCACCGAACCGGCAATGGGGCTTTGCGCCCATTAATTATTGCACTGGTTCTCACTCTCAGTTTTTCCATAGTTGAAGCCATAGGTGGTTGGCTATCTGGCTCACTGGCATTGCTCGGCGATGCCGCCCATATGCTGACCGATACTTTTGCCCTGGCACTGGGGGCTATTGCCGCAGTACTGGCGAAAAAACCCGCCGACCGGGAATTGTCGTTTGGCTGGGGGCGAGCGGAGGTCTTAGCTGCGGTAACCAACGGCCTGATTATGCTACTGATCGTGGTCGGTATTTCTTTTATGGCCATTGATAGGTTGCGCAATCCCCAGCCGGTGCACGGCAGTACGGTGATGTTGATTGCAGCCATGGGGTTGCTGATTAATATTCTGGCGGCCTGGGTTTTATTAAAAGGCGAGCGCACACTCAATATTCGCGGTGCGCTTTTGCATGTGATGGGCGATATGCTGGGCTCTGTTGCGGCACTGGCTTCTGGAGCTGTGATTTATTTTACCGGCTGGGTACCCATCGACCCCCTGCTTTCATTGCTTATTTGTCTGTTAATCCTGGTTTCTTGCGTGCGACTGCTCAGGGATGCGATCGATGTATTGATGGAGCGGGTACCCAGGGAATTGAGCCTTCCGGTTGTGGGTGAGACACTGGCGGCGGTAACCGGGGTGCGCTCTGTGCACGATCTCCATATTTGGCGCTTGGATTCCAGCACTATTTCCCTGTCGGCCCATATTGTGGTGGATGACTTGCAGGCTTGGCCCAGCGTACTGGAGCGCTTGCGGGAAACCCTGGTCAAGCGCTTCGATATCGACCATATCACTCTTCAGCCGGAACCTTTGACAATGCCCGAAGTGACGGTGATCGATAAAGTCAGTGATTAA
- the prmC gene encoding peptide chain release factor N(5)-glutamine methyltransferase gives MTSVKENIARCAQLTNSDSARLDAELLLGSVLGRERTWLYTWPEYELNEAEQVRYEQLLERRQAGEPVAHLIGEREFWSLRLKVDSSTLIPRPDTELLVETALEFFPQGRLRALDLGTGTGAIALALASERPGWEIIAAEKSPAAVALAEENRRSLKLQNVQVIQSDWFSSLEPQPFSLIVSNPPYIDASDPHLVQGDVRFEPRTALVAERQGLADIEHIATTASDYLESGGWLMVEHGWQQAESVRDIFSAAGLNKVSSRRDYSGWERITLGQK, from the coding sequence ATGACCAGCGTCAAGGAAAATATCGCACGCTGCGCCCAATTAACCAATAGCGACAGCGCGCGCCTGGATGCAGAGCTTCTGCTCGGCAGTGTGTTGGGGCGCGAGCGCACCTGGCTCTATACCTGGCCGGAATACGAATTGAATGAAGCTGAACAAGTGCGCTATGAGCAGTTGCTCGAGCGCCGGCAAGCGGGAGAGCCGGTGGCACACCTTATCGGTGAGCGCGAATTTTGGTCCCTGCGGCTAAAGGTGGATTCCTCCACCCTGATCCCCCGCCCGGACACTGAATTATTGGTGGAGACGGCGCTGGAGTTTTTCCCCCAGGGCAGGTTGCGAGCATTGGACCTGGGCACTGGCACTGGTGCTATTGCACTGGCTCTGGCGTCGGAGCGACCGGGATGGGAAATTATTGCAGCGGAGAAATCACCCGCTGCGGTAGCACTGGCAGAGGAAAACCGGCGCTCCCTCAAGTTGCAAAATGTGCAAGTTATCCAGAGCGATTGGTTTTCCAGTTTAGAGCCACAGCCGTTTTCCCTGATCGTTAGCAACCCTCCCTATATCGATGCATCTGACCCGCACTTGGTGCAGGGCGATGTGCGCTTTGAGCCCCGCACTGCGTTGGTGGCAGAGCGACAGGGTTTGGCAGATATTGAACATATCGCCACAACCGCTAGTGATTACCTGGAAAGCGGTGGCTGGCTAATGGTGGAGCACGGTTGGCAGCAAGCTGAGAGCGTGCGGGATATTTTTTCTGCGGCGGGATTGAATAAAGTTTCAAGTCGCAGGGATTATTCCGGTTGGGAGCGAATTACCTTAGGGCAAAAATAG
- the prfA gene encoding peptide chain release factor 1 — translation MKESLLNKLETLLERHEEVSALLGDADVIADQDQFRDLSREYSELEEVVKCYGAYKQLQEDMVAAREMLGEDDPEMREMAQEELREAEGQVEPLERELQTLLLPRDPNDRKNVFLEIRAGTGGDEAAIFSGDLFRMYSRYAEKQGWRIEIVSENLGEHGGYKEIITRVAGEDVYAKLKFESGAHRVQRVPETESQGRIHTSACTVAVMPEPDERDAIEINKADLRVDTYRASGAGGQHVNKTDSAVRLTHIPTGIVVECQDERSQHKNKAKAMALLQAKLNTAQETAAAQEISDARRSLVGSGDRSERIRTYNYPQGRVTDHRIGLTLYKLDEIMQGSLGEVIGPLRTEYQADQLAALAQ, via the coding sequence ATGAAAGAATCGTTACTGAATAAACTGGAAACCCTGCTTGAGCGCCATGAGGAAGTATCTGCGCTGTTGGGCGACGCCGACGTAATTGCTGATCAGGATCAATTCCGCGATCTTTCCCGCGAGTATTCTGAGCTGGAAGAAGTAGTGAAATGCTACGGCGCTTACAAACAGTTGCAGGAAGATATGGTCGCGGCTCGGGAGATGCTGGGGGAAGATGATCCGGAAATGCGCGAAATGGCCCAGGAAGAGCTGCGCGAAGCTGAAGGTCAAGTGGAGCCGCTAGAGCGAGAGCTACAGACTTTGTTGTTGCCGCGCGACCCCAATGACAGAAAAAATGTTTTCCTGGAAATTCGCGCAGGAACCGGTGGTGATGAAGCGGCTATTTTCTCCGGCGATCTGTTTCGCATGTACTCTCGCTATGCGGAGAAGCAGGGATGGCGAATAGAAATTGTCAGCGAAAATCTCGGTGAGCACGGCGGCTATAAGGAAATTATCACCCGTGTCGCCGGTGAAGATGTCTACGCAAAATTAAAATTTGAGTCCGGTGCGCACCGGGTACAAAGGGTTCCTGAAACAGAATCCCAGGGTCGTATTCACACTTCGGCTTGTACGGTAGCGGTGATGCCGGAGCCGGATGAGCGCGATGCGATTGAAATTAATAAAGCGGATTTGCGTGTGGATACCTACCGTGCATCCGGTGCCGGTGGTCAGCACGTTAACAAAACCGATTCCGCTGTGCGCTTAACCCATATTCCCACGGGAATTGTGGTGGAGTGTCAGGATGAGCGCTCCCAGCACAAGAATAAAGCCAAGGCGATGGCACTGTTGCAAGCGAAGCTCAATACTGCGCAGGAAACGGCGGCGGCCCAGGAAATTTCCGATGCCCGCCGCAGCCTGGTGGGCAGCGGTGATCGCTCTGAGCGAATCCGTACCTACAACTATCCCCAGGGCCGGGTTACCGATCACCGTATCGGCCTCACTCTCTATAAACTCGATGAGATTATGCAGGGGTCTCTGGGGGAGGTGATCGGGCCATTGCGCACGGAATACCAGGCCGACCAGTTGGCGGCCCTGGCCCAATAA
- the hemA gene encoding glutamyl-tRNA reductase has product MPILTLGINHDSASVEVRERVAFAPEVMPGALGDARKALGCRELAILSTCNRTEIYGNVESEALLQWLSEYHQVPLEQLKGCAYVYSDEEAVRHMMRVACGLDSLVLGEPQILGQIKSAYAVARESGSVGSELHRVFQRVFTVAKKVRTETAIGENPVSVAYAAVSLASRIFTDLKKQTALLIGAGETVELVARHLLDQGIKQVIVANRTLSRAQLLAESFGAEAILLADIPEHLARADIVISSTASQLPILGKGAVESALRKRRHSPMFMVDIAVPRDIESEVGELDDVYLYTVDDLRGVIDEGKRSREKAAEAAQEIVNAAAAEFTKESRSLEAVDSIRSYRQRAQEVSTSELERVLLQLEKGEDPRRLMEQLARSLTNKLIHAPTVSLKKATAEGDIERLRIAREVVGLDDLTDIDLEKKHQ; this is encoded by the coding sequence ATGCCAATTCTTACCCTGGGTATCAACCACGATAGCGCGTCGGTCGAAGTGCGCGAGCGGGTGGCCTTTGCCCCCGAGGTGATGCCCGGCGCACTGGGAGATGCGCGAAAAGCACTGGGGTGCCGCGAGCTGGCCATCCTGTCTACCTGCAATCGCACCGAAATATACGGAAATGTGGAGTCAGAAGCCCTGTTGCAATGGCTGTCTGAATACCACCAGGTGCCCCTGGAGCAGCTCAAGGGCTGTGCCTATGTATACAGCGATGAAGAAGCGGTACGCCATATGATGCGCGTTGCCTGTGGTCTCGATTCCCTGGTGTTGGGTGAGCCGCAGATCCTCGGCCAGATCAAGTCCGCCTATGCGGTGGCGCGGGAATCCGGCAGTGTTGGCAGTGAACTGCACCGGGTTTTCCAGCGGGTGTTTACCGTCGCCAAGAAGGTTCGCACCGAAACTGCAATCGGTGAAAACCCGGTTTCTGTTGCCTACGCTGCTGTTTCTCTGGCTTCGCGTATCTTCACCGACCTGAAAAAGCAGACTGCCCTGTTGATCGGTGCGGGAGAGACTGTGGAACTGGTTGCCCGCCATTTGCTCGATCAGGGAATCAAGCAGGTCATTGTTGCCAACCGCACATTGAGCCGGGCCCAGTTGCTCGCAGAGAGCTTTGGTGCCGAGGCAATCCTGCTTGCGGATATCCCCGAGCATCTGGCGCGCGCGGATATCGTTATCAGTTCCACCGCGAGCCAGCTGCCGATTCTGGGTAAGGGAGCGGTCGAATCGGCGCTGCGCAAGCGTCGGCACAGCCCCATGTTTATGGTGGATATTGCGGTACCCCGTGATATCGAATCGGAAGTTGGCGAGCTGGATGATGTTTATCTGTATACGGTGGACGATCTGCGCGGAGTTATTGATGAGGGCAAGCGCTCCCGTGAGAAAGCGGCGGAGGCCGCTCAGGAAATCGTAAATGCTGCAGCGGCTGAATTTACCAAAGAGAGCCGCTCTTTGGAGGCTGTGGATAGTATTCGCAGCTACCGGCAGCGAGCCCAGGAAGTGAGCACTTCCGAACTTGAACGGGTACTTTTGCAGCTGGAAAAAGGCGAGGACCCTCGTCGACTGATGGAGCAGCTCGCTCGCTCTCTCACCAATAAATTAATTCATGCACCCACCGTCAGTCTGAAAAAAGCCACGGCGGAGGGTGATATTGAGCGTTTGCGTATCGCTCGCGAGGTCGTTGGGTTGGATGATCTCACCGATATCGATTTAGAGAAAAAGCATCAATGA
- a CDS encoding tetratricopeptide repeat protein, with translation MLPPRAHQLPARISSHLLKLAAFLVASVILVSCTQHQTPATPSTEIASTTLEPSNLKGKETTESEEPEAKTFPIDTFYTLLVAEVAGIREQYDVALANYYHQAEVTKDPGVAARATRIARFLNARQAALDSARLWVELEPQNADAQLALTAELTLSGDLHTALIHASKTLELGGNPPMQSLAATAIGHEQLTEQAKREFARLAKVYPLDDEVVLAYAMVLRTEREFARALSLVRRVQEHHPDQLDAPLLESHLLVDQGKRKEAISLLERLVGIHPSESRLRLQYARLLIREDLALARKQFAELVKQRPEDGNLILSLALIQYETEQTDEAKVLFTQLLELQQHESAAYFYLGSIAEKSGDFSHAIKYFREVGPGSDYVEAITRGTELLASLGQYSTNRKWFAELRKKHPTQEEHFYLMEVELLRKSGEASMALQRVDEALQTNSTSGRLMYTRALLHDQLGNAQQFEKDLRNLLERNPDNATVLNALGYKLIEDKSRQTEAYQLISRALELEPEDPAIIDSMGWIEYRLGNHEAAEKYLRQAMEKLPDHEIAAHLGEVLWVQGNREAAMNMWRKGLLLNPHSKIIPAAMKRLQIKESLEQHASDS, from the coding sequence ATGCTCCCACCTCGCGCACATCAGCTTCCAGCCCGAATTTCCAGCCACTTGCTCAAGCTTGCCGCTTTCCTTGTAGCATCCGTAATACTTGTTTCTTGCACCCAGCACCAGACGCCGGCCACCCCCTCTACAGAAATCGCGAGCACAACACTGGAGCCGAGCAACCTTAAGGGTAAGGAAACTACTGAGTCAGAAGAGCCGGAAGCTAAAACCTTCCCAATTGATACCTTCTACACCCTTCTGGTGGCCGAAGTCGCTGGTATCCGCGAGCAGTACGATGTCGCACTGGCCAACTACTACCACCAGGCGGAGGTCACCAAAGATCCCGGGGTTGCCGCCCGCGCTACACGCATTGCCCGCTTTTTAAATGCCCGCCAGGCCGCCTTGGATTCGGCCCGGCTATGGGTAGAGCTTGAGCCACAAAACGCCGATGCACAGCTGGCCCTCACAGCCGAGCTGACTTTGTCCGGCGACTTGCACACAGCCCTGATTCACGCCAGTAAAACCCTGGAACTCGGCGGCAACCCGCCCATGCAATCTCTCGCGGCAACCGCAATCGGGCACGAGCAACTCACGGAACAAGCCAAGCGGGAGTTTGCCCGGCTGGCAAAAGTCTACCCCCTCGATGACGAGGTCGTGCTCGCCTACGCCATGGTACTGCGCACCGAAAGAGAATTCGCCCGCGCCCTGTCCCTGGTGCGCCGCGTCCAAGAGCACCATCCAGACCAACTGGATGCACCACTGCTGGAAAGTCACCTATTGGTTGATCAGGGCAAGCGCAAGGAAGCCATTTCCCTACTCGAACGACTCGTCGGCATCCATCCCTCCGAGAGTCGCTTGCGCCTTCAATACGCCCGCCTGTTGATTCGGGAGGACCTGGCCCTGGCACGCAAGCAGTTTGCTGAACTGGTTAAGCAGCGCCCTGAAGATGGCAACCTGATTTTGTCGTTGGCCCTAATTCAGTACGAGACCGAGCAAACTGACGAGGCCAAAGTCCTCTTTACCCAACTACTTGAATTACAGCAGCACGAATCCGCTGCTTATTTTTACCTGGGCAGCATTGCAGAAAAATCCGGGGATTTTTCCCATGCAATTAAATATTTCCGCGAAGTGGGGCCCGGCAGTGATTACGTAGAAGCCATTACTCGCGGTACGGAATTGCTGGCGAGCCTCGGACAGTACAGCACTAACCGGAAATGGTTTGCTGAACTGAGAAAAAAACACCCCACTCAGGAAGAACATTTTTACCTGATGGAGGTCGAATTACTTCGCAAAAGTGGTGAAGCCAGTATGGCTTTACAGCGAGTAGACGAGGCATTACAAACCAACAGCACCAGCGGTCGCTTGATGTACACCCGCGCGCTGCTGCATGACCAACTCGGCAACGCACAACAATTTGAAAAGGACTTGAGAAACCTGCTGGAAAGAAATCCCGATAACGCCACAGTTCTCAACGCGCTCGGCTATAAACTGATTGAAGATAAATCCCGGCAGACAGAAGCCTACCAATTGATTAGCCGCGCTTTGGAACTCGAGCCTGAGGACCCGGCAATAATCGACAGCATGGGGTGGATAGAGTACCGTCTCGGCAATCACGAAGCTGCGGAAAAGTATCTGCGGCAGGCGATGGAAAAGTTGCCCGACCACGAAATTGCCGCACACCTCGGTGAAGTACTCTGGGTTCAGGGAAACAGAGAAGCCGCCATGAATATGTGGAGAAAAGGCCTTCTGCTGAATCCCCACAGCAAAATTATTCCGGCTGCCATGAAGCGCCTACAAATCAAAGAGTCACTGGAACAACATGCATCAGATAGCTGA
- the lolB gene encoding lipoprotein insertase outer membrane protein LolB, producing MHQIADKTTARRFYLLLLACLAIMISACAGQKTKQEPEPGSPTENQNPTPQTVAEFTQWNLKGKLGVRSPKENGSANLAWLQGGAENFRLHLSGPLGAGTTVITGSAGGVSLVRGSEPPIYARNPAQLTQEALGWPLPAREMFYWVRGLPAPGAKSGEQRNAQGQLQSLQQSGWALSFSEYRSEGSFMLPTRIKAQTNSPTGPVSVTLVIKDWGL from the coding sequence ATGCATCAGATAGCTGACAAGACAACCGCGCGAAGATTCTATCTGTTATTGCTGGCATGTCTGGCAATAATGATTTCCGCCTGTGCCGGACAAAAAACCAAACAGGAACCGGAGCCAGGTTCCCCCACTGAAAATCAAAATCCAACACCGCAAACAGTAGCTGAATTTACCCAGTGGAATCTCAAGGGCAAACTGGGTGTTCGCTCCCCCAAAGAAAACGGCAGTGCCAACCTGGCCTGGCTACAGGGCGGTGCAGAGAATTTTCGCCTTCATCTCAGCGGTCCGCTCGGAGCAGGCACCACCGTCATCACCGGCTCAGCCGGTGGCGTCAGTTTGGTGCGCGGTAGCGAGCCGCCAATTTATGCGCGCAACCCGGCACAGCTAACCCAGGAAGCACTGGGCTGGCCCCTGCCCGCCCGGGAGATGTTCTACTGGGTGCGCGGTCTTCCCGCGCCCGGCGCCAAAAGTGGTGAGCAGCGCAACGCCCAGGGCCAGCTGCAAAGCCTGCAACAATCCGGCTGGGCTTTGAGTTTTAGTGAGTATCGCAGCGAAGGCTCCTTTATGCTGCCAACTCGGATCAAAGCACAAACCAACAGTCCCACGGGCCCGGTATCCGTCACCCTGGTGATTAAAGACTGGGGGTTGTAG
- the ispE gene encoding 4-(cytidine 5'-diphospho)-2-C-methyl-D-erythritol kinase, with translation MTPFCLMLLTLSAPAKLNLILRILGRRPDGYHELQTLFQLLDFGDLLEFSERSDGIVSVDAGQLDVAEEDNLVYRAAQLLRKQAEPDRQNSLGASIRLIKKLPHGGGIGGGSSDAATTLLGLNYLWQCNLSIDKLAELGRQLGADVPVFVCGRTAWAEGVGEKLTPITTEQRHYLVVSTGCEVSTAKIFRDSRLTRDSVAITLAALREEQANEMRLGSEKLETFSGNDCQPLVEKLYPEIRDAREWLEQFAPAQLTGTGGCVFAAFPTAEAATEAHTKLPEAWQGFTAAGVLVSPTHQALAKISSDF, from the coding sequence TTGACTCCTTTTTGCCTCATGCTGCTAACCCTGTCCGCCCCAGCAAAACTGAACCTGATTCTGCGCATTCTCGGCCGTCGCCCGGATGGCTATCACGAGTTACAAACCCTGTTCCAACTTCTCGATTTCGGCGACTTATTGGAATTCAGTGAGCGCAGCGATGGCATTGTCAGTGTCGATGCCGGCCAGCTGGATGTAGCTGAAGAAGACAACCTGGTTTATCGCGCAGCCCAATTGCTGCGCAAACAAGCTGAGCCGGACCGACAAAATTCTCTCGGCGCCTCTATTCGGTTGATAAAGAAGTTGCCTCACGGCGGCGGCATCGGTGGAGGCAGTAGCGATGCCGCCACCACTTTGCTCGGGCTCAACTACTTATGGCAGTGCAATTTATCGATCGATAAACTGGCAGAGCTGGGACGACAATTAGGAGCCGATGTTCCAGTTTTTGTGTGCGGGCGCACCGCTTGGGCGGAAGGGGTTGGTGAAAAATTAACCCCAATAACCACCGAGCAACGCCACTACCTGGTTGTCTCAACTGGTTGCGAAGTGAGCACTGCAAAAATTTTTCGCGATTCACGTTTGACAAGAGATTCAGTCGCAATTACATTAGCGGCCCTTCGCGAGGAGCAGGCCAACGAGATGCGACTCGGCAGCGAAAAACTGGAAACATTTTCCGGCAATGACTGCCAGCCATTAGTTGAGAAGCTCTACCCTGAAATACGCGATGCCAGAGAATGGCTCGAGCAATTTGCTCCGGCACAACTCACCGGCACCGGGGGCTGCGTTTTTGCGGCATTCCCTACGGCAGAGGCGGCCACTGAGGCACACACCAAACTGCCTGAGGCGTGGCAGGGTTTTACGGCAGCGGGTGTATTGGTTTCACCGACACATCAAGCGCTAGCGAAAATCTCCTCAGATTTTTGA
- a CDS encoding ribose-phosphate pyrophosphokinase encodes MVFTGNANPELAQKVVDHMAIPLGEATVKRFSDGEIAVEITDNVRGRDVFVVQSTCQPTNRNLMELILLVDALRRASAGRVTAVVPYFGYARQDRRVRSQRVPISAKVVADMMVSVGIDRVLTVDLHAEQIQGFFDVPVDNVYGSSVLLDDIERQKYQNLVVVSPDIGGVVRARAVAKSLDCELAIIDKRRPAANVAEVMNIIGEVSGRTCLLVDDMVDTAGTLCNAANALKEHGAEKVVAYCTHPVLSGNAITNLNNSVLDELVVTDSIPLGDKMEKAPKIRQLTLSAMLAESMRRISNEESLSAMFR; translated from the coding sequence ATGGTCTTTACCGGCAACGCAAACCCGGAACTGGCACAGAAGGTTGTCGACCATATGGCGATCCCCCTGGGTGAAGCCACGGTCAAGCGCTTCTCCGACGGCGAGATTGCAGTAGAAATTACCGATAACGTACGCGGCCGCGACGTTTTCGTGGTGCAATCCACCTGCCAACCTACCAACCGCAACCTGATGGAACTGATCCTGCTGGTAGACGCCCTCCGCCGCGCCTCCGCCGGCCGCGTCACCGCTGTAGTCCCCTACTTTGGCTACGCCCGCCAGGATCGCCGCGTAAGATCCCAGCGCGTGCCGATTTCCGCAAAAGTGGTTGCCGATATGATGGTGAGCGTAGGTATCGACCGCGTATTAACCGTCGACCTGCACGCGGAACAGATCCAGGGCTTCTTCGACGTTCCTGTGGATAACGTTTACGGCTCCTCGGTCCTGCTCGACGATATCGAGCGCCAAAAATACCAGAACCTGGTGGTGGTATCCCCGGACATCGGCGGTGTTGTACGCGCCCGCGCTGTGGCCAAGAGCCTCGACTGCGAACTGGCTATCATCGACAAACGCCGTCCGGCGGCCAATGTTGCCGAAGTCATGAACATTATCGGTGAAGTCAGCGGCCGCACCTGCCTACTGGTAGACGATATGGTCGACACAGCCGGCACCCTGTGTAACGCCGCCAACGCCCTGAAAGAGCACGGCGCCGAGAAAGTTGTCGCTTACTGTACCCACCCGGTACTGTCCGGCAACGCCATCACCAACCTGAACAACTCCGTTCTGGATGAGCTGGTGGTTACCGACTCCATACCCCTAGGTGACAAAATGGAGAAGGCACCAAAAATTCGCCAGCTGACCCTGTCTGCAATGCTGGCCGAGTCCATGCGCCGTATCAGCAATGAGGAATCCCTGTCCGCAATGTTCCGCTAG
- a CDS encoding 50S ribosomal protein L25/general stress protein Ctc, translating into MSDIKLNAIARSDEGKGASRRLRRLEGRVPGIIYGGEAEPASISVLHKDLTKALENEAFFSSMLTVDVDGKEEKVILRDLQRHPAKALLLHIDFQRVSANTKVHVKVPLHFLNEDSSKGVKAGGIVSHTLTELEVNAPAGKLPEFIEVDLADLEMDGVLHISDLKLPEGVESVALSHGADHDLVVASIHKPRGAVEAEAEAGEGEE; encoded by the coding sequence ATGTCTGATATTAAATTGAACGCCATTGCCCGCAGCGATGAAGGGAAAGGTGCGAGCCGCCGCCTGCGTCGCCTGGAAGGCCGTGTACCCGGCATCATCTACGGCGGTGAAGCAGAGCCTGCTTCTATCTCCGTGCTGCACAAAGACCTGACCAAAGCTCTGGAAAACGAAGCTTTCTTCTCCTCCATGCTGACTGTTGACGTAGACGGCAAAGAAGAGAAAGTTATCCTGCGCGACCTGCAGCGTCACCCGGCTAAAGCCCTGCTGCTGCACATCGACTTCCAGCGCGTATCTGCCAACACCAAAGTACACGTTAAAGTACCTCTGCACTTCCTGAACGAAGACAGCAGCAAAGGTGTTAAGGCTGGCGGTATCGTTTCCCACACCCTGACCGAGCTGGAAGTTAACGCTCCTGCCGGCAAGCTGCCTGAGTTCATCGAAGTGGACCTGGCCGACCTGGAAATGGACGGCGTACTGCACATCTCCGACCTGAAACTGCCGGAAGGTGTTGAGTCTGTGGCACTGAGCCACGGTGCAGACCACGACCTGGTTGTAGCTTCTATCCACAAGCCTCGCGGCGCTGTGGAAGCTGAAGCCGAAGCTGGCGAAGGCGAAGAGTAA